A genome region from Ptiloglossa arizonensis isolate GNS036 chromosome 4, iyPtiAriz1_principal, whole genome shotgun sequence includes the following:
- the LOC143146154 gene encoding uncharacterized protein LOC143146154: MSEGWGSGKRGYRVERWWRTVVVRRSERTTDAGTRTKASYRPDSSAIECLKVDLPGPVYRAALPVQMELPAAWGLFPSPRGTENTLGRDYWNCSTTWKHRGLLA, encoded by the exons ATGAGCGAGGGGTGGGGGTCAGGGAAGCGTGGATACCGAGTGGAGCGATGGTGGAGAACGGTGGTCGTTCGGCGTAG CGAACGGACCACGGACGCCGGGACGCGCACAAAAGCCAGCTACCGGCCAGATAGCTCGGCCATTGAATGTTTAAAGGTCGACTTACCGGGCCCGGTGTATCGAGCCGCGTTACCTGTCCAGATGGAATTGCCCGCCGCGTGGGGGTTGTTTCCTTCTCCGCGCGGGACCGAGAACACCCTCGGACGGGATTATTGGAATTGCTCGACAACCTGGAAACACCGAGGCCTCCTCGCTTGA